The following proteins come from a genomic window of Lycium ferocissimum isolate CSIRO_LF1 chromosome 4, AGI_CSIRO_Lferr_CH_V1, whole genome shotgun sequence:
- the LOC132054659 gene encoding protein HIGH ARSENIC CONTENT 1, mitochondrial-like isoform X1: MDSTKSNEDVSHVDVISAKDLLSSGHSYLDVRTVEEYNRGHIDKAINIPYMFLTDEGRVKNPDFLDQVSSVCQKEDHLIVGCNSGGRGLRACVDLLNAGYKDVRNLEGGYSAWVDNEFKGDKSAEQFKTACKFRP, translated from the exons ATGGATTCGACAAAAAG CAATGAGGATGTTTCACACGTTGATGTGATTAGTGCAAAGGATCTGCTCTCCTCAGGTCACAGTTACTTAGATGTGAG GACAGTTGAAGAGTATAACAGAGGACATATAGATAAAGCGATTAATATTCCCTACATGTTCCTCACTGATGAAG GAAGGGTAAAAAACCCAGATTTTCTTGACCAGGTCTCTTCAGTGTGCCAAAAGGAGGATCATCTTATTGTG GGGTGCAACAGTGGAGGAAGAGGACTTCGAGCATGTGTCGATCTTCTTAATGCG GGATACAAGGATGTAAGGAATTTGGAAGGTGGGTACTCAGCATGGGTGGATAATGAGTTTAAAGGAGATAAATCTGCTGAACAATTCAAAACTGCCTGCAAATTTCGTCCATGA
- the LOC132054659 gene encoding protein HIGH ARSENIC CONTENT 1, mitochondrial-like isoform X2, with amino-acid sequence MDSTKSEDVSHVDVISAKDLLSSGHSYLDVRTVEEYNRGHIDKAINIPYMFLTDEGRVKNPDFLDQVSSVCQKEDHLIVGCNSGGRGLRACVDLLNAGYKDVRNLEGGYSAWVDNEFKGDKSAEQFKTACKFRP; translated from the exons ATGGATTCGACAAAAAG TGAGGATGTTTCACACGTTGATGTGATTAGTGCAAAGGATCTGCTCTCCTCAGGTCACAGTTACTTAGATGTGAG GACAGTTGAAGAGTATAACAGAGGACATATAGATAAAGCGATTAATATTCCCTACATGTTCCTCACTGATGAAG GAAGGGTAAAAAACCCAGATTTTCTTGACCAGGTCTCTTCAGTGTGCCAAAAGGAGGATCATCTTATTGTG GGGTGCAACAGTGGAGGAAGAGGACTTCGAGCATGTGTCGATCTTCTTAATGCG GGATACAAGGATGTAAGGAATTTGGAAGGTGGGTACTCAGCATGGGTGGATAATGAGTTTAAAGGAGATAAATCTGCTGAACAATTCAAAACTGCCTGCAAATTTCGTCCATGA